Proteins encoded together in one Catellatospora citrea window:
- a CDS encoding class I adenylate-forming enzyme family protein — protein sequence MSLVEQVLAQASRTPSAVALVAGDGKELSYGELRRRVLSVRHGLREHGLRPGDGVLFSVRPSPESLVLAIAVVAAGGCVIFADPGAGPEMFTARMRLARPRWSAAESVLYAASRLRPVRAYARRRGLLLPNLSALDVARHVYTGRRLPGVPTGALALKRLLKAPPTELDEGTDPGAPAAVIFTSGTTARPRAVVHTGASLSAALGLLRERVPVGPGDVVHTDQLMLGLPTLASGARWSLPPLTGSAALFAEQLRQRRATHTYCVPVRLAEVLDAAGGPLPPSLRHLLLGSAPAPAGVLRRAVAAAPQAEVLSVYAMTEMLPVALATAADKIAHVAGGDTGDLLGAPLPGVRVSLAADGELLLAGPNRSPGYLGEPPSPWLPTGDLARLDAAGRLVLLGRKKDMLIRGAFNLYPGLYEPAITALPGVAEAAYVGVPDPVHGDERVVLAVVADDPAAAAALPARLRRDLPGIVDHDALPDDIVVLPGLPRTGRGRKVDRQALRDLVTPGQAAS from the coding sequence ATGAGCCTGGTGGAGCAGGTGCTCGCGCAGGCGTCGCGGACCCCGTCGGCGGTGGCGCTGGTCGCGGGCGACGGCAAGGAGCTGAGCTACGGCGAGCTGCGCCGACGGGTGCTGTCGGTGCGCCACGGGCTGCGCGAGCACGGGCTGCGCCCGGGGGACGGCGTGCTGTTCTCGGTGCGCCCGTCACCGGAGTCGCTGGTGCTGGCCATCGCCGTGGTCGCGGCGGGCGGCTGCGTGATCTTCGCCGACCCCGGCGCGGGCCCCGAGATGTTCACGGCCCGCATGCGCCTGGCCCGCCCGCGCTGGTCGGCGGCCGAGTCCGTGCTGTACGCGGCGAGCCGGCTGCGCCCGGTGCGCGCGTACGCCCGCCGCCGCGGCCTGCTGCTGCCGAACCTGTCCGCGCTGGACGTGGCCCGCCACGTCTACACCGGACGCCGGCTGCCGGGTGTGCCGACCGGCGCGCTGGCGCTGAAACGGCTGCTCAAGGCACCGCCAACCGAGCTGGACGAAGGCACCGACCCGGGAGCCCCCGCCGCGGTCATCTTCACCTCAGGCACCACCGCCCGCCCCCGCGCCGTGGTGCACACCGGGGCCTCGCTGTCCGCCGCCCTGGGGCTGCTGCGCGAGCGGGTGCCGGTCGGCCCCGGCGACGTCGTGCACACCGACCAGCTGATGCTCGGCCTGCCCACGCTCGCGTCCGGCGCGCGTTGGTCGCTGCCGCCGCTGACCGGCTCCGCGGCCCTGTTCGCCGAGCAGTTGCGGCAGCGGCGGGCCACCCACACGTACTGCGTGCCGGTGCGGCTGGCCGAGGTCCTCGACGCGGCAGGCGGGCCGCTGCCGCCGAGCCTGCGGCACCTCCTGCTCGGCTCCGCGCCCGCGCCCGCCGGGGTGCTGCGCCGGGCCGTCGCGGCCGCCCCGCAGGCGGAGGTGCTGTCGGTGTACGCGATGACCGAGATGCTGCCCGTCGCGCTCGCCACCGCCGCCGACAAGATCGCCCATGTCGCGGGCGGCGACACCGGCGACCTGCTCGGCGCGCCGCTGCCCGGCGTCCGGGTCAGCCTCGCCGCCGACGGCGAACTGCTGCTGGCCGGGCCGAACCGCAGCCCCGGCTACCTCGGCGAGCCGCCGTCACCCTGGCTGCCCACCGGTGACCTGGCCCGCCTGGACGCCGCGGGCCGCCTGGTGCTGCTCGGCCGCAAGAAGGACATGCTCATCCGGGGCGCGTTCAACCTCTATCCCGGACTCTACGAACCCGCGATCACCGCGCTGCCCGGCGTCGCGGAGGCCGCGTACGTCGGGGTGCCCGACCCGGTCCACGGTGACGAGCGCGTCGTGCTCGCCGTCGTCGCCGACGATCCGGCGGCGGCCGCCGCACTGCCTGCCCGCCTGCGTCGTGACCTGCCCGGGATCGTCGACCACGACGCGCTGCCCGACGACATCGTGGTGCTGCCGGGCCTGCCCCGCACCGGCCGGGGACGCAAGGTCGACCGGCAGGCGCTGCGCGACCTGGTGACCCCCGGCCAGGCGGCGTCGTGA
- a CDS encoding family 43 glycosylhydrolase, whose translation MTRSRLLSLLTVPVIVAATLFVPQPAAAIVTFSTTAVNANGGNCAALPNGDTANLVQLTQQVCNSATYQRFTFTPVSGTTDTYTIATSTSGKCVDVNGASTADNATIIQWPCHSNPNQRWRLTPVTVSGTDKTFNVVSVGSGKCVVPSGGSSAANTGLVQLPCSTATSRVWRLPSYVTDSTGVTVTNPGSRSTAVNTATSLALQASGGSGGYTWTASGLPAGLSINGSTGVISGTPSTVASYTVTATATSGGVSGSTTFSWTITSGGSTNTFTNPIKAQGPDPWLQYYNGYYYLATTTWNRTITMRRATTMRGLATATDQVLFNLTNPNGAGTMWAPEFHLLNGPNGLRWYFYYTAGQEPYNLGTQRIHVLESAGTDPMGPYSFKADLLDPTANNTWELDPGILQLNGQLYLLGTFYNGSQPLFIRPLSNPWTASGTRRILTTPTLSWETVGGAVAEGGEVLQRNGKTFIIYSASHCSTPDYKLGMLTYNGTGDPLLSSSWTKSPNPVFQRSNANGVYGPGHNGFFKSPDGTEDWIVYHANSSTSGGCDMNRSTRVQKITWNADGTPNLGVPVATGVTLTAPSGEPVS comes from the coding sequence ATGACACGCTCCCGACTACTGTCCCTGCTCACCGTGCCCGTCATCGTGGCCGCGACGCTGTTCGTCCCGCAGCCCGCCGCCGCGATCGTCACGTTCAGCACCACCGCCGTGAACGCCAACGGCGGCAACTGCGCGGCCCTGCCGAACGGTGACACCGCCAACCTGGTGCAGCTCACCCAGCAGGTCTGCAACTCCGCCACGTACCAGCGGTTCACCTTCACACCGGTGTCGGGCACCACGGACACCTACACCATCGCGACGTCGACGTCGGGCAAGTGCGTCGACGTGAACGGCGCGTCCACGGCCGACAACGCGACGATCATCCAGTGGCCCTGCCACAGCAACCCGAACCAGCGGTGGCGGCTCACGCCCGTGACGGTCAGCGGCACCGACAAGACGTTCAACGTGGTGTCGGTCGGCTCCGGCAAGTGCGTCGTGCCCAGTGGCGGATCGTCGGCGGCGAACACCGGGCTGGTGCAGCTGCCCTGCAGCACGGCGACGAGCCGGGTGTGGCGCCTGCCGTCGTACGTCACCGACAGCACCGGCGTCACGGTCACCAACCCCGGCAGCCGCTCCACCGCCGTGAACACCGCCACCTCGCTGGCCCTGCAGGCCTCCGGCGGCTCCGGCGGCTACACGTGGACGGCGAGCGGCCTGCCCGCCGGGCTGAGCATCAACGGCTCGACCGGCGTCATCAGCGGCACCCCGAGCACCGTGGCGTCGTACACCGTCACCGCCACCGCGACCAGCGGCGGCGTCAGCGGCAGCACGACGTTCAGCTGGACGATCACCTCGGGCGGCAGCACGAACACGTTCACCAACCCGATCAAGGCACAGGGCCCGGACCCGTGGCTGCAGTACTACAACGGCTACTACTACCTGGCCACGACCACCTGGAACCGCACCATCACCATGCGCCGGGCGACCACCATGCGCGGCCTGGCCACCGCCACCGACCAGGTGCTGTTCAACCTGACCAACCCCAACGGCGCGGGCACCATGTGGGCACCGGAGTTCCACCTGCTCAACGGCCCGAACGGGCTGCGGTGGTACTTCTACTACACCGCCGGGCAGGAGCCGTACAACCTGGGCACCCAGCGCATCCACGTGCTGGAGAGCGCGGGGACGGACCCGATGGGCCCGTACAGCTTCAAGGCCGACCTGCTCGACCCGACCGCCAACAACACCTGGGAGCTCGACCCGGGCATCCTGCAGCTCAACGGCCAGCTCTACCTGCTCGGCACGTTCTACAACGGCTCCCAGCCGCTGTTCATCCGGCCGCTGAGCAACCCGTGGACCGCCAGCGGCACCCGCCGCATCCTGACCACCCCCACCCTGAGCTGGGAGACGGTCGGCGGGGCGGTCGCCGAGGGCGGTGAGGTCCTGCAGCGCAACGGCAAGACCTTCATCATCTACTCGGCCAGCCACTGCTCCACCCCGGATTACAAGCTGGGCATGCTGACGTACAACGGCACCGGCGACCCGCTGCTGTCGTCCTCGTGGACGAAGTCGCCCAACCCGGTGTTCCAGCGCTCCAACGCCAACGGCGTGTACGGGCCGGGCCACAACGGCTTCTTCAAGTCGCCCGACGGCACCGAGGACTGGATCGTGTACCACGCGAACAGCTCGACCAGCGGCGGCTGCGACATGAACCGCTCCACCCGGGTCCAGAAGATCACCTGGAACGCCGACGGCACCCCTAACCTCGGCGTGCCGGTCGCGACCGGCGTCACCCTGACGGCGCCCTCAGGAGAGCCGGTGTCGTGA
- a CDS encoding cytochrome P450 translates to MTEHGQARRHEARLLRAGNPALWTLLTAGRLLGPLVRLPRLGWVVTDPVLARRILNDPAFSMVGEGGVGDLWGQLFGPDFASFFAGARHAELRSLARDLFTEDSARLLVDRVQGPHHARLRARLAAGEEVDLAAVVRTTSAYTVADLLGVAVSDDDAALALFASAERLAALALGTQASTALAPEVIAKAGALVESITGGVGQAYRTGGPDTILGRCRDLDLGLDLAKGLTTLLVIAGTETGASSLTRTVALLHDTGQQHRLLADPALTANAVREGLRVTTPAPVIGRHIARDTEIAGRRLRRDGRVMMLTYVADNKAGPFDITRAYVPETRQLWFGAGRHLCLGAAVARVQLTRLLEALTTDGRPWRVVSRAPARQVLVPTYESLRIRTA, encoded by the coding sequence GTGACCGAACACGGACAGGCGCGCAGGCACGAGGCCCGGCTGCTGCGGGCGGGCAACCCGGCACTGTGGACGCTGCTGACGGCGGGCCGCCTGCTCGGCCCGCTGGTGCGGCTGCCCCGGCTCGGCTGGGTGGTGACCGATCCGGTGCTGGCCCGGCGCATCCTCAACGACCCCGCGTTCAGCATGGTCGGCGAGGGCGGCGTCGGCGACCTGTGGGGGCAGCTGTTCGGGCCGGATTTCGCGTCGTTCTTCGCCGGTGCGCGCCACGCCGAGCTGCGCTCGCTGGCCCGTGACCTGTTCACCGAGGACAGCGCCCGCCTGCTGGTCGACCGGGTGCAGGGCCCGCATCACGCCCGGCTGCGCGCCCGCCTGGCGGCCGGCGAGGAGGTCGACCTGGCCGCGGTGGTCCGCACGACCTCGGCGTACACCGTCGCCGATCTGCTCGGGGTCGCCGTGTCCGATGACGACGCGGCGCTGGCGCTGTTCGCCTCCGCGGAGCGGCTGGCCGCGCTGGCGCTGGGCACGCAGGCGTCGACCGCACTGGCCCCCGAGGTGATCGCGAAGGCGGGGGCGCTCGTCGAGTCGATCACCGGCGGCGTCGGGCAGGCATACCGCACCGGCGGCCCGGACACCATCCTGGGCCGCTGCCGGGACCTCGACCTGGGACTCGACCTGGCCAAGGGGCTCACCACGCTGCTGGTGATCGCGGGGACGGAGACCGGCGCGTCCTCGCTGACCCGCACCGTGGCGCTGCTGCACGACACCGGGCAGCAGCACCGGCTGCTGGCCGATCCGGCGCTGACCGCCAACGCGGTGCGCGAAGGGCTGCGGGTGACCACGCCCGCGCCGGTGATCGGCCGGCACATCGCCCGCGACACCGAGATCGCCGGGCGGCGGCTGCGCCGGGACGGCCGGGTGATGATGCTGACCTACGTGGCCGACAACAAGGCCGGGCCGTTCGACATCACCCGGGCGTACGTGCCGGAGACGCGGCAGCTGTGGTTCGGCGCGGGGCGGCACCTGTGCCTCGGCGCAGCGGTGGCCCGGGTGCAGCTGACCCGGCTGCTGGAGGCGCTGACCACCGACGGCCGGCCGTGGCGGGTCGTCTCCCGGGCTCCCGCGCGGCAGGTGCTGGTGCCGACGTACGAGTCGCTGCGCATCCGGACGGCCTGA
- a CDS encoding NmrA/HSCARG family protein: MSTDARTVLVIGATGQQGGAAARALLLRGWDVRALVRDPASAAARRLAALGARLVHGDLDDAGSLAAAMDGAYGVFLALTMMNGPLVSAAGVAAEQRRGFAVAEQAVRSGVGHLVYSSVFGVDSGTDISFYDSKAAIETRLRALEVPATVLRPASLMENFTTLTRPAIVSGELVLALALHPQTPLPMIAAHDVGEFAAVAFEQPGQLLGATVEIAGDVRTGPEIAAAFGRAAGRPARFARLPAETLRFFDPELARMHAWIDSRPAIPKPAALFDLHPDLMTLETWIGTTNAWRGGHLPFGGWIV; the protein is encoded by the coding sequence ATGAGCACGGATGCCAGGACGGTGCTGGTGATCGGGGCGACCGGGCAGCAGGGCGGCGCGGCCGCACGGGCGCTGCTGTTGCGCGGATGGGACGTGCGGGCACTGGTCCGCGACCCGGCATCGGCCGCCGCGCGCCGGCTGGCGGCGCTCGGAGCGCGGCTCGTCCACGGCGACCTCGACGACGCCGGATCGCTGGCCGCGGCGATGGACGGCGCGTACGGCGTGTTCCTCGCCCTGACCATGATGAACGGGCCGCTGGTCTCCGCCGCCGGGGTCGCCGCCGAGCAGCGGCGCGGGTTCGCCGTCGCCGAGCAGGCGGTCCGCTCCGGAGTCGGGCACCTGGTGTACAGCTCCGTCTTCGGGGTGGACAGCGGCACCGACATCTCGTTCTACGACAGCAAGGCCGCGATCGAGACCCGGCTGCGCGCGTTGGAGGTGCCCGCGACGGTGCTGCGCCCGGCCTCGCTGATGGAGAACTTCACGACGCTGACCCGGCCCGCGATCGTGTCGGGCGAACTGGTCCTCGCGCTGGCGCTGCATCCGCAGACACCGCTGCCGATGATCGCCGCCCACGACGTGGGCGAGTTCGCCGCGGTCGCCTTCGAGCAGCCCGGCCAACTGCTCGGCGCGACCGTGGAGATCGCCGGGGATGTGCGCACCGGACCCGAGATCGCCGCGGCCTTCGGCCGTGCCGCGGGCCGGCCCGCCCGGTTCGCCCGGCTGCCCGCCGAGACGCTGCGCTTCTTCGACCCCGAGCTGGCCCGCATGCATGCCTGGATCGACTCCCGGCCCGCGATTCCCAAACCCGCGGCCCTGTTCGACCTGCATCCCGACCTGATGACGCTCGAAACCTGGATCGGCACGACCAATGCCTGGCGGGGCGGCCACCTGCCGTTCGGCGGCTGGATCGTCTGA
- a CDS encoding glycosyltransferase family 2 protein has protein sequence MAHRLWVVIPAYDEQRSIGATLHRLTEQSDAAFTVVVVDNGSTDATASIATGFADRLDLHVIGEPVKGTGAAADTGMRYAIAHGATLLARTDADCLPAPGWIAAVRRGFDAGLRMLSGPLRPRADEFPLRWWERRLLPAVVSLAATFGRFRPGNRDPAYVGPYVMMPGCNLAITAELYEAAGGFPRTRIEEVHEDRALVNRVRRLTADYGLRRDMLVHGSVRRLRAYGLIGTLAWYADHRYTPDRVDIR, from the coding sequence ATGGCGCACCGGCTCTGGGTCGTCATCCCGGCGTACGACGAGCAGCGCTCGATCGGGGCGACGCTGCACCGGCTGACCGAGCAGAGCGACGCGGCGTTCACGGTGGTCGTGGTCGACAACGGCAGCACCGACGCCACCGCGTCGATCGCCACCGGGTTCGCCGACCGCCTGGACCTGCACGTGATCGGCGAGCCGGTGAAGGGCACCGGCGCGGCGGCCGACACCGGCATGCGGTATGCCATCGCGCACGGTGCGACGCTGCTGGCCCGCACCGACGCCGACTGCCTGCCCGCGCCCGGCTGGATCGCCGCGGTGCGCCGCGGGTTCGACGCCGGGCTGCGGATGCTCAGCGGCCCGCTGCGCCCGCGCGCCGACGAGTTCCCGCTGCGCTGGTGGGAGCGGCGGTTGCTGCCCGCCGTGGTGTCGCTGGCGGCGACGTTCGGCCGGTTCCGGCCCGGCAACCGCGACCCGGCGTACGTCGGCCCGTACGTGATGATGCCCGGCTGCAACCTGGCCATCACCGCCGAACTGTACGAGGCGGCGGGCGGCTTCCCGCGCACGCGCATCGAGGAGGTCCACGAGGACCGGGCTCTGGTCAACCGGGTGCGCCGGCTCACCGCCGACTACGGCCTGCGCCGCGACATGCTGGTGCACGGCTCGGTCCGGCGGCTGCGCGCGTACGGCCTGATCGGCACCCTGGCCTGGTATGCCGACCACCGCTACACCCCGGACCGGGTGGACATCCGGTGA
- a CDS encoding NAD-dependent epimerase/dehydratase family protein, whose translation MRIAVTGASGFVGGAVCRALTGAGHDVVGFGRRPTTPPGHVGAAAYRQWDLTGGPLPDPPPVDAVVHCAGTVTDWGPRREFFAVNVDGTRHALAAWPRVRFVHVSTASVYDPRRPTVMATEDQAPAGRYLNAYGASKAAAERVVLAADRPAIVLRPHAVYGPGDTTLLPRVLAAVRGGRLPAVGDGRQPISLTSVGNLVQACTLAACGPVERGVFNVTDACAVRLDDALRAILAERGIAARPVYLPFGAVWPLATAAEGLYRLFRSASPPRLTRYAISHLAVERTLDITAARRTLGYRPEPTSFAGAAYW comes from the coding sequence GTGAGGATCGCGGTGACCGGCGCGTCCGGTTTCGTCGGCGGTGCGGTGTGCCGGGCGCTGACCGGCGCGGGGCACGACGTCGTCGGCTTCGGACGCCGTCCCACGACGCCGCCCGGCCACGTCGGCGCGGCCGCGTACCGGCAATGGGACCTCACCGGCGGCCCGCTTCCGGATCCGCCCCCGGTCGACGCCGTCGTGCACTGCGCGGGCACCGTCACCGACTGGGGACCGCGCCGCGAGTTCTTCGCCGTCAACGTCGACGGGACCAGGCATGCCCTGGCGGCCTGGCCGCGAGTGCGGTTCGTGCACGTCAGCACCGCGAGCGTGTACGACCCGCGGCGGCCGACGGTCATGGCGACCGAGGATCAGGCCCCGGCGGGCCGCTACCTCAACGCCTACGGCGCGTCGAAGGCGGCGGCCGAGCGGGTCGTGCTCGCCGCGGACCGTCCCGCGATCGTGCTGCGGCCGCACGCCGTCTACGGTCCCGGCGACACCACGCTGCTGCCGCGGGTGCTGGCCGCGGTGCGCGGCGGACGGCTGCCCGCGGTCGGCGACGGACGGCAGCCGATCAGCCTCACCTCAGTCGGCAACCTCGTGCAGGCGTGCACGCTGGCCGCCTGCGGACCGGTGGAGCGGGGCGTCTTCAACGTCACCGACGCCTGTGCCGTCCGGCTCGACGACGCGCTGCGGGCCATCCTCGCCGAGCGCGGCATCGCCGCCCGGCCCGTGTACCTGCCGTTCGGCGCGGTGTGGCCGCTGGCCACGGCTGCGGAAGGGCTGTACCGCCTGTTTCGTTCCGCGAGCCCGCCCCGGCTGACCCGGTACGCGATCAGCCATCTGGCCGTCGAGCGGACCCTGGACATCACCGCCGCCCGCCGGACACTCGGCTACCGCCCGGAACCGACGTCGTTCGCGGGCGCGGCGTACTGGTAG
- a CDS encoding 3-oxoacyl-ACP synthase III family protein → MRARIVGVEAHLPPVRVSSAQVERRIAEHSPGFVPHATIVERLTGIRHRHYAADDVQASDLAVAAAEKLLAGHGLAASDVDLIIFGSASQDLIEPATAHIVAAKLGASCPVFDVKNACNSFLNGMQLAEALIVTGQHRRVLVCSGEVPSRAIRWQVRDRAQFIDAFAGYTLSDGGAAMLLEPAVSGGVFHRRFAADSTAWDVGTLPAGGTMRPRDPDATFFSGDGRRLRDVFVRNGARLFLEALGDTGLTWDDFAVVAVHQVALPYLEQLRAGLGVPADRLVVTLPEHGNLASVTLPLQLATAVQDGRCGPGDRVALIGLAGGVSLGVMFAEL, encoded by the coding sequence ATGAGAGCCAGGATCGTCGGGGTGGAGGCGCACCTGCCCCCCGTGCGCGTCAGCAGCGCACAGGTGGAACGCCGGATCGCCGAGCACAGCCCGGGGTTCGTCCCGCACGCCACGATCGTGGAACGGCTGACCGGCATCCGGCACCGGCACTACGCCGCCGACGACGTGCAGGCCTCCGACCTGGCCGTGGCGGCCGCGGAGAAGCTGCTGGCCGGGCACGGCCTGGCCGCGTCCGACGTGGACCTGATCATCTTCGGGTCGGCCTCGCAGGACCTGATCGAGCCCGCCACCGCGCACATCGTGGCCGCCAAGCTCGGCGCGAGCTGCCCGGTGTTCGACGTCAAGAACGCCTGCAACAGCTTCCTCAACGGCATGCAGCTGGCCGAGGCGCTCATCGTCACCGGCCAGCACCGCCGGGTGCTGGTCTGCTCCGGCGAGGTGCCGTCCCGGGCGATCCGCTGGCAGGTGCGCGACCGCGCCCAGTTCATCGACGCGTTCGCCGGCTACACCCTGTCCGACGGCGGGGCTGCGATGCTGCTCGAACCGGCCGTCTCGGGCGGGGTGTTCCACCGGCGCTTCGCGGCCGACTCCACCGCCTGGGACGTGGGCACGCTGCCCGCGGGCGGCACCATGCGCCCGCGTGACCCCGACGCGACGTTCTTCAGCGGCGACGGGCGGCGGCTGCGCGACGTGTTCGTGCGCAACGGCGCCCGGCTGTTCCTGGAGGCGCTCGGCGACACCGGCCTGACCTGGGACGACTTCGCCGTCGTGGCGGTGCACCAGGTCGCGCTGCCCTACCTGGAGCAGTTGCGCGCCGGGCTCGGCGTCCCGGCGGACCGGCTCGTGGTCACCCTGCCCGAGCACGGCAACCTGGCCAGCGTCACGCTGCCGCTGCAGCTGGCCACGGCCGTCCAGGACGGGCGCTGCGGGCCCGGCGACCGGGTCGCGCTGATCGGCCTGGCCGGCGGGGTCAGCCTCGGTGTGATGTTCGCGGAGCTGTGA
- a CDS encoding cytochrome P450: protein MNPGTWERRLHLRAHPFAYPLLRLLARRGPVVRVPGLGVVVNDAALARAVLLDGETFRKDGPGSSGDLWTPILGPSVLLNMEGPAHRALRGRLAELFTPGYADRLCAQVLAGPLAALAARLGRGEPVDLVDSMRTMAGAVICAVVGLESASADDHRAMFHRGEQIVAMVTLRTRTLSPAQARRAREVLAPVGDIAARAYRAGDEATVMGRMRALGIAEAEARGAAGAFFLTGTETVATLMPRLVALLHDAGQLDRVADDPARLDTAIDEAMRVSTPTPVMLRSVHADTTIGPVAVRPGDRVLVATHNCCRAYGPFDLDRLHPPELRRLWFGAGPHFCIGYPLAMAEIRAVARTVLAAAPLRIVRRRAARGVLLPTYRELVVSR, encoded by the coding sequence GTGAACCCGGGCACCTGGGAACGCCGGCTTCACCTGCGCGCGCATCCGTTCGCGTACCCGCTGCTGCGGCTGCTCGCCCGGCGCGGGCCGGTGGTGCGGGTGCCCGGCTTGGGCGTCGTCGTCAACGACGCGGCGCTGGCCCGCGCGGTGCTGCTCGACGGCGAGACGTTCCGCAAGGACGGGCCGGGCTCGTCCGGCGACCTGTGGACCCCGATCCTCGGCCCGTCCGTGCTGCTCAACATGGAAGGTCCGGCGCATCGCGCGCTGCGCGGCCGGCTCGCGGAGCTGTTCACGCCGGGTTATGCCGACCGGCTGTGCGCGCAGGTGCTGGCCGGGCCGCTGGCCGCGCTCGCCGCACGGCTCGGCCGCGGCGAACCGGTGGACCTGGTCGACAGCATGCGGACCATGGCGGGCGCGGTGATCTGCGCCGTCGTCGGCCTGGAGTCGGCGTCGGCCGACGATCACCGGGCCATGTTCCACCGCGGTGAGCAGATCGTGGCGATGGTGACGCTGCGGACCCGCACGCTGTCCCCGGCCCAGGCCCGCCGCGCCCGCGAGGTGCTCGCCCCGGTCGGCGACATCGCGGCCCGTGCCTACCGGGCCGGGGACGAGGCCACCGTCATGGGCCGGATGCGGGCGCTGGGCATCGCCGAGGCCGAGGCGCGCGGCGCGGCGGGCGCGTTCTTCCTCACCGGCACCGAGACCGTGGCGACCCTGATGCCGCGACTGGTGGCGCTGCTGCACGACGCCGGGCAGCTGGACCGGGTCGCGGACGACCCCGCGCGGCTGGACACCGCGATCGACGAGGCGATGCGGGTGAGCACGCCGACCCCGGTGATGCTGCGCAGCGTGCACGCCGACACGACGATCGGCCCGGTGGCGGTCCGGCCGGGGGACCGGGTGCTGGTCGCGACGCACAACTGCTGCCGGGCGTACGGGCCGTTCGACCTGGACCGGCTCCACCCGCCGGAGCTGCGGCGGCTGTGGTTCGGCGCGGGTCCGCACTTCTGCATCGGGTATCCGCTGGCCATGGCCGAGATCCGAGCGGTCGCCCGGACCGTGCTGGCCGCCGCGCCGCTGCGGATCGTGCGCCGGCGGGCGGCCCGTGGCGTGCTGCTCCCGACCTACCGGGAGCTGGTGGTGAGCCGATGA